A region from the Alosa alosa isolate M-15738 ecotype Scorff River chromosome 7, AALO_Geno_1.1, whole genome shotgun sequence genome encodes:
- the LOC125297675 gene encoding uncharacterized protein LOC125297675 yields the protein MYAVILPKYRLSVPSMPPPSSINMEDGSQQQYVEMTYKQVCIDLERATQCITQILQSEVESNKQLKLKIDQLQNGLEEKDKLLTQANQTVTYLRNELHQRLQSTNSASQEVKGGYDGELKTEVKEEADNDGYGDSSGAELIQTVLVSSDGQRLLLPPISGDGDDMYSQSGKGSSSQPPAPPSRRKFPCPVCGKGFRFRYDLNMHHKRLHTCHKQPSASSSPAVHTGQGWRERSHRTGWRRSHRTGWRRSHRTGGESCSHRTGWRELLTQDRVEGVHTGQVERVEELLTQDRVEVEAFTQDRVEVEAFTWDRVESRGVHLGQGGESCSHRTGWK from the exons AtgtatgcagtaattttaccGAAATATAGACTAAGTGTGCCTAGCATGCCGCCGCCGTCATCCATTAAC atggaaGATGGGAGTCAGCAGCAGTATGTGGAAATGACATACAAGCAAGTTTGCATTGACCTGGAGAGGGCCACTCAGTGTATAACACAAATATTACAG AGTGAAGTGGAGTCAAACAAGCAGCTGAAATTGAAGATCGATCAACTTCAGAACGGCTTGGAGGAAAAGGACAAATTACTGACACAGGccaaccag ACTGTCACATACCTGAGGAATGAACTGCATCAGCGACTGCAGAGTACCAACAG TGCATCCCAGGAAGTGAAGGGAGGGTATGATGGTGAACTTAAaactgag GTTAAAGAAGAAGCTGATAATGATGGATATGGGGACTCCAGTGGAGCTGAACTGATACAG ACTGTGCTGGTGTCATCGGATGGGCAGAGGctgctgctgccccctatcTCTGGAGATGGGGATGACATGTACAGTCAGTCTG GAAAAGGGTCCTCCAGTCAGCCACCAGCCCCCCCCTCAAGGAGGAAGTTCCCCTGCCCTGTGTGTGGAAAAGGCTTCCGCTTCCGATACGACCTCAACATGCACCACAAGCGCCTTCACACGTGTCACAAGCAACCATCTGCTTCGTCTTCACCAGCTGTTCACACAG GACAGGGGTGGAGGGAGCGCTCACACAGGACAGGGTGGAGGCGTTCACACAGGACAGGGTGGAGGCGTTCACACAGGACAGGTGGAGAGAGCTGCTCACACAGGACAGGGTGGAGAGAGCTGCTCACACAGGACAGGGTGGAAGGCGTTCACACAGGACAGGTGGAGAGAGTAGAGGAGCTGCTCACACAGGACAGGGTGGAAGTAGAGGCGTTCACACAGGACAGGGTGGAAGTAGAGGCGTTCACCTGGGACAGGGTGGAGAGTAGAGGCGTTCACCTGGGACAGGGTGGAGAGAGCTGCTCACACAGGACAGGGTGGAAGTAG